The following coding sequences are from one Calditrichota bacterium window:
- the rimI gene encoding ribosomal-protein-alanine N-acetyltransferase gives MAARRLTSFPGVETTLLPGGQIVLIRPLRIDDIGQVRTIECLAFDDPWPGEWFEQAIASGDICWVAEADGHLAGYLVAMRERVQVHLANLAIAELWRRRGLGRLLVERLIAYARVSGAIRIRLEVRRSNNPARALYRKLQFRTGRILPGYYRGQEDALVLMLTLTPKSETDKPYGLV, from the coding sequence GTGGCTGCGCGACGGCTGACGTCGTTCCCGGGAGTGGAGACCACCCTTCTTCCGGGCGGGCAGATCGTCCTGATACGCCCGCTGCGCATCGACGACATCGGCCAGGTGCGAACTATCGAATGCCTGGCGTTCGACGACCCCTGGCCCGGGGAGTGGTTTGAGCAGGCTATCGCGTCCGGCGACATCTGCTGGGTGGCTGAAGCGGACGGGCACCTTGCCGGCTACCTCGTAGCCATGCGGGAGCGCGTTCAAGTGCATCTGGCCAACCTTGCAATCGCCGAACTGTGGCGGCGTCGCGGGTTAGGACGGTTGCTTGTTGAACGGCTCATTGCCTATGCCAGAGTGTCCGGCGCCATCCGCATCCGGCTTGAAGTCCGCCGCTCGAATAATCCGGCGCGAGCCCTTTATCGCAAGTTGCAGTTTCGCACCGGACGCATCCTGCCGGGCTACTATCGCGGCCAGGAGGATGCACTGGTGCTGATGCTGACTTTGACCCCCAAATCGGAAACTGACAAGCCTTATGGCCTGGTTTAA
- a CDS encoding acetyl-CoA carboxylase carboxyltransferase subunit beta: MAWFKRDREKLTSDEKRPVPDGVWLKCDSCGEILYRKELSRNLEVCPKCRYHFRVPAQVFIDLLLDSGSVVEHDQKLHSTDPLEFRDSAKYSDRIVKSMAATGLGDAIRCVSGSLMEQPVELGVMDFSFMGGSVGSAVGEKLARAIDRAIAGGNALVTVSCSGGMRMQEGVFSLMQMAKVSAALVKLSRARKPYISIIANPTTGGTTASFAMLGDVNIAEPRALIGFAGPRVIKQTIGQDLPEGFQTSEFLLEKGFLDMVVERVKLKQTVGTLLGHLMGRS, encoded by the coding sequence ATGGCCTGGTTTAAGCGCGACCGGGAGAAACTCACCTCGGACGAAAAGCGTCCGGTGCCGGACGGCGTATGGTTGAAGTGCGATTCGTGCGGTGAAATCCTCTACCGCAAGGAACTTTCGCGCAACCTCGAAGTCTGCCCCAAATGCCGCTACCATTTCCGCGTCCCGGCGCAGGTCTTCATCGATCTGCTGCTCGATTCAGGAAGCGTCGTCGAGCACGACCAGAAACTTCACTCGACCGACCCCCTTGAGTTCCGCGACAGCGCCAAGTATAGCGACCGGATCGTCAAATCGATGGCTGCGACCGGACTCGGCGACGCGATCCGGTGTGTGTCGGGATCCCTTATGGAGCAACCGGTCGAGTTAGGAGTCATGGACTTCTCCTTTATGGGCGGGAGCGTCGGGTCGGCAGTAGGCGAGAAATTGGCCCGGGCAATCGACCGCGCCATCGCCGGCGGCAACGCGCTGGTAACAGTATCCTGTTCCGGCGGGATGCGAATGCAGGAGGGCGTATTCAGCCTAATGCAAATGGCCAAGGTCTCGGCGGCATTGGTTAAATTATCCCGCGCCCGGAAGCCCTATATCTCTATCATCGCCAATCCGACGACCGGCGGAACAACCGCCAGTTTCGCCATGCTCGGCGACGTCAACATCGCCGAGCCGCGTGCCTTGATCGGCTTTGCCGGGCCAAGGGTAATCAAGCAGACCATCGGGCAGGACCTGCCGGAAGGTTTCCAGACCTCGGAGTTCCTGCTCGAAAAGGGCTTCCTCGACATGGTCGTCGAGCGAGTAAAGTTGAAGCAGACGGTCGGGACGCTGTTGGGGCACTTGATGGGAAGGAGTTGA